The following coding sequences are from one Mycobacterium bourgelatii window:
- a CDS encoding serine/threonine-protein kinase PknD: MATEAVGEVFGRYRLLETLQWGCTGTVYRAYDTEMKREAALRVLPAESTKDPERYEQLRDEVASVARVSNPHIIPIYDVGDIDGRLYVAMPNVDGVDLKSLLGRDGPMSPRSAVRVIEQAAAALEAAHDCGLVHGDVKPSNLFVACGEFVYFLDVGVAARSRALSPSAADVAIGDWPYLAPERFGGGPVEPSSDIYALACVLYECLTGRQAVDGESLEQFVNAHSQSDAPKPTDIVPAIPTGFDEVIARGMAKMPEDRYQTVRDLAIAARDALASPVAAPPEPATEVEFGRYRLFEMLGQGSMGSVYRAYDTALDRDVAVKLLRPEMATEPGYVERFRREAFAAGRLANPNIVPIYDAGEIDGRLYLVMPIVDGVDVHTLLRRNGQMSPQKAVRVIEQAAVALDAAHKSGLVHRDVKPSNLLMVGDEFVYLIDFGLVQEATGTRLTRTNVNPGTPAYMAPERFKLEHVADARGDVYSLACVLYECLTGRPPYAGGGVEGLAAAHLFDPPPKPCSIDPAIPIGFDAVIARGMAKQIDDRYQTASELAAAARAALDTVPGKAATPPPASDPSPSTQAAASGQTEIASATPAPPPSKHRRRRVFAIAAAGIVVAAVAAFIGLTSIDSKKRTQVVLPFAGLSGPAGLAVSAKGDVYVVDAGNNRVLKLAVGSTNQIVEPFGGLEKPEDIAVDEAGDVVITEPSRHQVQELPAGANSPVVLPFTGLGEPTGVAFRSQDSRADGSVIVTDATYNRVVALRLQPTEQTELPFSGLDGPSAVAVDGDGAVIVIDRQNERVLKLPQTATEATVLPYVIGRPDYVAVDNEGNVYVTDTRGNRVLQLVKESSSVITLPFNGLNDPHDVAVDAAGNVYVADAGNNRVLKLPRG; the protein is encoded by the coding sequence GTGGCGACGGAGGCGGTGGGCGAGGTCTTCGGACGCTACCGGCTACTCGAGACGCTCCAGTGGGGCTGCACGGGCACGGTCTATCGGGCCTACGACACGGAGATGAAGCGCGAAGCGGCCCTGCGGGTGCTTCCCGCGGAGTCGACCAAGGATCCGGAGCGGTACGAGCAACTCCGGGACGAGGTCGCCAGTGTCGCCCGGGTGAGCAATCCACACATCATCCCGATCTACGACGTCGGTGACATCGACGGACGGCTGTATGTGGCGATGCCCAATGTCGACGGCGTTGATCTCAAGAGCTTGCTGGGTCGGGATGGGCCGATGAGTCCAAGGTCGGCCGTGCGAGTGATCGAGCAGGCCGCCGCGGCCTTGGAAGCCGCCCACGATTGCGGGCTGGTGCACGGCGATGTCAAGCCGTCAAACCTGTTCGTGGCATGCGGGGAATTTGTCTACTTCCTCGATGTCGGCGTCGCCGCTCGTTCCAGGGCGTTGAGCCCGTCAGCTGCCGACGTTGCGATTGGAGATTGGCCGTACCTGGCGCCGGAGCGCTTCGGTGGCGGTCCCGTCGAACCCAGCAGCGACATCTACGCGCTGGCCTGTGTGCTCTACGAGTGCCTGACCGGGCGGCAGGCCGTAGATGGCGAGAGCCTCGAACAGTTCGTCAACGCGCATTCGCAGAGCGATGCCCCTAAGCCCACCGACATCGTCCCCGCTATCCCCACGGGGTTCGACGAAGTGATCGCTCGTGGCATGGCCAAAATGCCAGAAGACCGCTACCAAACGGTCCGCGACTTGGCCATCGCGGCAAGAGACGCTCTTGCCTCCCCTGTCGCCGCACCTCCCGAGCCTGCGACCGAAGTGGAGTTCGGCCGCTATCGGCTTTTCGAGATGCTGGGTCAGGGCAGCATGGGCTCGGTGTATCGGGCCTACGACACCGCGCTAGACCGCGATGTGGCCGTCAAACTGCTGCGACCGGAGATGGCCACCGAGCCAGGCTATGTGGAGCGGTTTCGCCGCGAGGCCTTTGCGGCGGGCCGACTCGCCAACCCGAACATCGTCCCGATTTATGACGCCGGTGAGATAGACGGACGCCTGTATCTGGTGATGCCGATTGTCGACGGCGTCGATGTGCACACTCTGCTGCGTAGGAATGGGCAAATGAGCCCACAGAAGGCCGTGCGAGTTATCGAACAGGCCGCCGTGGCGCTGGATGCAGCTCACAAGTCGGGGCTCGTACATCGTGATGTGAAGCCGTCGAACCTGCTGATGGTCGGCGATGAGTTCGTGTACCTGATCGACTTCGGATTGGTGCAGGAGGCGACTGGCACTCGCTTGACCCGCACGAATGTCAACCCCGGGACTCCTGCATACATGGCTCCGGAGCGCTTCAAGCTCGAGCACGTTGCCGATGCACGTGGCGACGTGTACTCCCTTGCCTGCGTCCTCTACGAGTGTCTGACCGGGCGGCCGCCATATGCCGGTGGCGGTGTGGAGGGATTGGCCGCCGCCCATCTGTTCGACCCGCCGCCCAAACCCTGCAGCATCGACCCCGCCATACCCATCGGCTTCGACGCGGTCATCGCGCGCGGGATGGCCAAGCAGATCGATGACCGGTACCAGACCGCGAGCGAACTGGCTGCAGCTGCCCGTGCTGCACTCGACACCGTGCCCGGCAAGGCTGCAACGCCACCGCCCGCCTCTGACCCCTCCCCCTCGACGCAGGCCGCCGCGTCGGGACAGACCGAGATTGCATCCGCAACCCCGGCGCCGCCGCCCTCCAAGCACCGCCGTCGCCGTGTCTTTGCCATCGCCGCCGCCGGGATCGTTGTCGCTGCCGTCGCCGCATTTATAGGGCTCACGTCGATCGATTCGAAGAAGCGGACTCAGGTGGTGCTGCCGTTTGCCGGTCTTTCCGGACCCGCGGGCCTTGCGGTCAGCGCGAAGGGCGACGTCTACGTAGTCGACGCAGGCAACAACCGGGTGCTCAAGCTGGCCGTGGGCTCGACCAACCAGATCGTGGAACCATTCGGCGGTCTGGAGAAACCCGAGGACATCGCGGTCGATGAGGCGGGCGACGTGGTGATCACCGAACCGAGCCGCCATCAGGTGCAGGAGTTGCCGGCAGGGGCGAACAGCCCGGTCGTCCTGCCGTTCACCGGACTCGGGGAGCCCACGGGTGTCGCTTTCCGTTCGCAGGACTCCCGCGCCGATGGTTCGGTCATCGTGACCGACGCCACGTACAACCGGGTGGTGGCGCTGCGCCTGCAGCCGACCGAGCAGACCGAGCTGCCGTTCAGCGGCTTGGATGGTCCCTCGGCCGTGGCCGTGGATGGTGACGGTGCCGTCATTGTCATCGATCGGCAGAACGAGCGGGTGCTGAAGCTGCCTCAGACGGCGACGGAAGCTACGGTGCTGCCCTACGTCATAGGTCGTCCGGACTACGTGGCTGTCGACAACGAGGGCAACGTGTACGTAACCGACACCCGCGGTAATCGGGTCCTGCAGCTGGTCAAGGAGTCGAGCTCGGTAATCACGTTGCCGTTCAACGGTCTTAACGATCCACACGACGTCGCGGTCGATGCCGCCGGCAATGTATACGTCGCCGACGCCGGCAACAACCGAGTGCTGAAATTACCCCGGGGCTGA
- a CDS encoding protein kinase domain-containing protein: protein MQQTHGQLYVDMRLIEGNDLNSVLVNGPMPVDKAVRIVEQVAKALQAAHKAGLVHRDVKPSNILLDEDDDAYLIDFGLALGTEQTSLTQAGMMIGSWHYMAPERFRGTDVDARADIYALACVLYECLTGIRPFAGDTLESQMAAHLTDSPPQPTVTRPDVPAGFDPVIAKGMAKNPDDRYPSVAEFAAAARAAIESPSSPGALHSAPTTISRSSKDIATSARWKRPSKRVIVRASGAVAIVIAICLAFFLGQSLSGQSGKAIERNRSNPTSSAQSNPSKVPTASTSDSPPGSAGIAADTAHDVEVVGFVQVGDSLNVRLKNPNPDVGLVRSPFELAMIEQGGAVLATEGQGGLPGAAVNTIYQLPPGGEYGLEARVPSGKTVASVQLTVLGRWLRWDTVNPPTVTLTDAAVGADTGFGGPSVTGRLTLDKDGPLNVVVKAFVRTSAGTVVSDVFVDCVKTGQQRTFQARSFAEARGPYELDKIVAYATSVKGAGPQYTPQC from the coding sequence GTGCAGCAGACCCACGGTCAGCTCTACGTCGATATGCGGTTGATCGAGGGCAACGACCTCAATTCCGTGCTGGTCAACGGCCCCATGCCCGTGGATAAGGCGGTGCGCATTGTCGAGCAGGTCGCCAAGGCGCTACAGGCTGCCCACAAGGCCGGTTTGGTGCATCGTGACGTCAAGCCCTCCAACATCTTGCTTGACGAGGACGATGACGCCTATCTGATCGACTTCGGTCTTGCTCTGGGCACCGAGCAGACTAGCTTGACCCAGGCGGGGATGATGATAGGTTCCTGGCACTACATGGCCCCCGAGCGATTCCGGGGCACGGATGTCGACGCTCGGGCCGACATCTACGCACTAGCGTGTGTGCTATATGAGTGCCTGACAGGCATCCGGCCGTTCGCAGGCGACACCCTGGAAAGCCAGATGGCCGCACACCTCACCGATTCACCACCGCAGCCGACGGTCACTCGACCGGACGTGCCAGCAGGCTTCGACCCGGTAATCGCGAAGGGAATGGCCAAGAACCCCGACGATCGGTATCCCAGCGTCGCAGAGTTTGCTGCCGCTGCACGGGCCGCAATCGAGAGTCCGAGCAGTCCGGGGGCTCTCCACTCGGCACCAACCACCATTAGCCGATCGTCGAAAGATATTGCGACGTCAGCAAGATGGAAGCGACCGAGCAAGCGCGTCATCGTCCGGGCAAGCGGTGCTGTTGCGATCGTCATTGCGATTTGCCTTGCGTTCTTCCTCGGTCAGAGCCTGTCGGGTCAATCTGGGAAGGCAATCGAAAGGAATCGGTCCAACCCAACCTCATCCGCGCAGAGCAACCCCTCCAAAGTCCCAACAGCATCGACAAGTGACAGTCCACCAGGCTCCGCGGGTATCGCCGCTGATACTGCGCACGACGTCGAGGTAGTCGGATTCGTCCAAGTCGGCGATTCGCTGAACGTACGGTTGAAAAACCCCAATCCCGATGTCGGGTTAGTTCGTTCGCCATTCGAGTTGGCGATGATCGAACAAGGGGGTGCAGTGTTGGCAACCGAAGGGCAAGGTGGCCTACCAGGCGCGGCTGTCAACACCATCTACCAGCTTCCGCCCGGCGGCGAATACGGATTGGAAGCTAGGGTGCCGAGTGGAAAAACCGTTGCCTCAGTACAGTTGACAGTCTTGGGCCGGTGGTTACGGTGGGACACCGTCAATCCTCCAACGGTGACATTGACCGATGCAGCTGTTGGCGCCGACACCGGGTTCGGCGGTCCGTCGGTAACTGGACGCTTGACGCTTGATAAGGACGGCCCGCTGAACGTGGTCGTAAAGGCGTTCGTAAGAACGTCGGCTGGGACAGTCGTTTCTGATGTTTTCGTGGACTGCGTGAAAACGGGCCAACAGAGAACATTTCAAGCCAGGAGTTTTGCTGAGGCTCGCGGGCCTTACGAGCTGGACAAAATCGTCGCCTATGCAACTTCGGTCAAAGGTGCCGGACCGCAGTACACACCTCAGTGCTGA
- a CDS encoding DUF6308 family protein, producing the protein MPRFGFDLAGWFTHNADQVRRDLTGYFDGGTESFTGRWFDEFAAIGDPNRFEASDVLAVEALKVVVPPEAAAALLITETDRFNAKLRQIPREQNLWEVRRLDVNVGSPADDLHQALVGLPDIGWVVAGKLLAAKRPKLLPILDNEVNNFLKPPKGLFWVTMHDELSDPSRREAIADVCQAAPAHVSLLRRIDVALWRAAKRDGSTT; encoded by the coding sequence GTGCCACGATTTGGGTTCGATCTCGCCGGGTGGTTCACCCATAACGCCGATCAAGTCCGCCGAGATCTCACGGGGTACTTCGACGGGGGAACGGAATCGTTCACCGGACGCTGGTTCGACGAGTTTGCCGCGATCGGCGACCCCAACCGATTCGAGGCTTCGGATGTCCTAGCGGTGGAAGCCCTTAAGGTCGTAGTGCCCCCAGAGGCTGCCGCAGCACTGCTGATAACCGAGACCGACCGGTTCAATGCGAAGCTGCGACAAATACCGCGCGAGCAGAACCTTTGGGAGGTCCGGCGCCTTGATGTCAATGTCGGCAGCCCCGCCGATGACCTCCACCAAGCACTGGTAGGGCTTCCTGATATCGGTTGGGTGGTCGCCGGCAAGCTGCTGGCAGCCAAGCGGCCCAAACTTCTGCCCATCCTGGATAACGAAGTCAATAACTTTCTGAAACCGCCCAAAGGACTGTTCTGGGTGACGATGCACGACGAGCTTTCCGACCCCTCACGGCGTGAAGCGATTGCCGATGTCTGCCAAGCAGCACCGGCGCACGTCAGTCTGCTTCGACGCATCGACGTCGCTCTGTGGCGAGCTGCCAAGCGGGATGGCTCCACAACCTAA
- a CDS encoding coiled-coil domain-containing protein, whose translation MTCVRQLLRRTVYGWVAAIAVLTMSMSALGSMGIAKADPAADAMARLNELSRQAVKAREAVTAAQRDVDARLAAQSEAEARHRADLEALEAANAQLQPLQVAAGRVVAMAYMGGRTGELQTVLTAESPQQLIDQLSIQRLVAAQTTEQIKAYQANRQRAAEAALASDRSAAEARAAAEQAAAVQAELKAKWSELLRQIAAAEAQYAALTPQQQAMVDNAGAPLPENAPPADLAAAPGLAPAGDLGPSLAIAGGDIPDALPVGVAPEAGLQPNTILAARAVSARFPQISTIGGVRPDSKPWHPSGLAIDIMIPNPNSPEGIELGNEILEFALSNAGRFGLQDVIWRGTYYTPAGPQASGYGHFDHVHITTTPSR comes from the coding sequence ATGACATGCGTGCGCCAGTTACTGCGGCGGACGGTGTACGGCTGGGTTGCCGCAATCGCAGTGCTGACTATGTCCATGAGCGCATTGGGCTCCATGGGCATCGCGAAAGCGGATCCGGCGGCTGACGCAATGGCGAGGCTCAACGAATTGTCCCGCCAGGCGGTGAAGGCTCGCGAGGCTGTCACAGCCGCTCAGCGCGATGTCGACGCTCGGCTGGCTGCCCAATCAGAGGCCGAAGCCCGCCACCGCGCCGATCTAGAGGCACTTGAGGCCGCCAACGCACAGCTTCAGCCACTTCAGGTCGCTGCCGGCCGAGTGGTGGCGATGGCCTACATGGGTGGCCGCACCGGTGAATTGCAGACCGTGCTGACCGCGGAGTCCCCGCAGCAGCTGATCGACCAGCTGTCCATCCAGCGGTTGGTGGCCGCCCAGACAACCGAGCAGATCAAGGCATATCAAGCAAACCGTCAGCGCGCGGCCGAAGCTGCATTGGCCTCGGACAGATCAGCTGCCGAAGCCCGCGCCGCGGCCGAGCAGGCCGCCGCGGTGCAAGCGGAGCTGAAAGCGAAATGGAGTGAACTGCTGCGTCAGATTGCCGCCGCGGAGGCGCAGTACGCGGCGTTGACACCGCAACAGCAAGCGATGGTCGACAATGCCGGCGCACCTCTGCCGGAGAATGCGCCTCCGGCAGACCTGGCGGCGGCTCCGGGCCTGGCTCCTGCCGGCGATCTGGGTCCATCCCTCGCAATTGCCGGCGGGGACATCCCGGACGCATTGCCGGTCGGCGTCGCGCCCGAGGCCGGGTTACAGCCCAACACCATCCTGGCCGCCCGGGCGGTCAGTGCTCGGTTTCCTCAGATTTCTACCATCGGGGGGGTACGGCCGGACTCGAAGCCGTGGCATCCGAGCGGTCTGGCGATTGACATCATGATTCCCAACCCCAACAGCCCCGAGGGCATCGAACTCGGGAACGAGATTCTCGAGTTCGCGTTGAGTAACGCGGGCCGGTTCGGGTTGCAGGATGTGATCTGGCGTGGCACCTACTACACGCCGGCAGGTCCGCAGGCGTCTGGCTATGGCCACTTCGACCACGTGCACATCACTACGACGCCGAGCCGCTAA
- a CDS encoding alpha/beta hydrolase: MARQDVLLIHGTWGHGKEWDAFGAELAERGFRVHAPSIPEHGHAKEIDIWAAADRVGKLGLLDYVNALCDVVKSMQTPPIIFGHSLGGLLAQLVAARVPHRGIVLLGPAPAAGVFAFYPSMLMLWTGFLPQWIMGRPMYPVAKKRWDKYVCNAVGQQFSDEFYANLCAESGRAYREMVLWPFDRKGASRVDFDKITGHVLVIAGAKDRCCVPAMCKATARRYKGRADYVELPGSDHMMIDGPNMPATLAAFDKWAADKGITAEA; this comes from the coding sequence ATGGCACGGCAAGATGTACTGCTCATTCACGGCACCTGGGGGCACGGCAAGGAGTGGGACGCTTTCGGCGCCGAGCTGGCAGAGCGAGGATTCCGTGTCCACGCACCCAGCATCCCCGAGCACGGCCACGCGAAAGAGATCGACATCTGGGCCGCAGCCGACCGGGTGGGCAAGCTCGGTCTCCTCGACTACGTGAATGCCCTGTGCGACGTTGTGAAGTCGATGCAGACGCCTCCGATCATCTTCGGCCACTCGCTGGGAGGCCTGCTCGCACAGTTGGTCGCAGCGCGAGTCCCCCACCGGGGCATCGTCCTGCTCGGGCCCGCACCAGCGGCAGGCGTATTCGCCTTCTATCCCTCGATGCTGATGCTGTGGACGGGGTTTCTCCCGCAGTGGATCATGGGCCGCCCCATGTACCCGGTCGCCAAGAAACGGTGGGACAAATACGTCTGCAACGCAGTCGGTCAACAGTTCTCCGACGAGTTCTACGCAAACCTGTGCGCGGAGTCCGGGCGGGCATACCGCGAGATGGTCTTGTGGCCGTTTGACCGCAAAGGTGCGTCGCGCGTCGACTTCGACAAAATCACCGGCCATGTATTGGTCATCGCCGGCGCCAAGGACAGGTGTTGCGTTCCGGCGATGTGCAAGGCGACAGCTCGCCGATACAAAGGTCGCGCCGACTACGTCGAACTGCCCGGCTCAGACCACATGATGATCGATGGACCTAACATGCCGGCAACGCTCGCGGCATTCGACAAATGGGCTGCGGACAAGGGCATCACCGCCGAAGCGTGA
- a CDS encoding IS3 family transposase has translation MATNKRRRHTPDQIIRKLAEGNKLLGTGQQLSEVCRHLEITESTWHRWVAQYGGMKASDAKRLKELEAENARLKKLVANQALDIDMLKEISSETSDPEPQAQRRGDAARAVRGLRTACAVVGIHRSTMRLQPPPISDEEAHRAWLRAFSTQRPRWGWRRAAIAARRAGWKVNNKRIRRLWREEGLRVPQRRRKKRLTGIGAQVGAMCPIRPNAIWAMDFQFDTTADGRTLKMLNVIDEFTREALAIEVDRAINADGVVDVLTVWP, from the coding sequence ATGGCAACGAACAAGCGCCGGCGGCACACGCCGGATCAGATCATCCGCAAGCTCGCCGAGGGCAACAAGCTCCTTGGAACCGGGCAGCAACTCAGCGAAGTGTGTCGCCACCTCGAGATCACCGAGTCGACCTGGCATCGCTGGGTCGCCCAGTACGGCGGGATGAAGGCCAGCGACGCCAAACGCCTCAAGGAACTTGAGGCCGAGAACGCCAGGCTCAAGAAGCTGGTCGCCAACCAGGCCCTTGACATCGACATGCTCAAGGAGATCTCGTCGGAAACTTCTGACCCCGAACCGCAAGCGCAGCGCCGCGGCGATGCTGCGCGAGCGGTTCGGGGTCTCCGAACGGCGTGCGCGGTGGTCGGCATCCACCGTTCCACCATGCGTCTACAACCACCACCGATCAGCGATGAGGAGGCCCACCGGGCCTGGCTACGCGCGTTCTCCACCCAGCGGCCCCGCTGGGGATGGCGCCGTGCTGCGATCGCGGCACGGCGAGCTGGCTGGAAGGTCAACAACAAGCGCATCCGCCGCCTGTGGCGCGAGGAAGGCCTGCGGGTTCCGCAGCGCCGCAGGAAGAAACGCTTGACCGGCATCGGTGCGCAGGTCGGGGCGATGTGCCCGATCCGCCCGAATGCGATCTGGGCGATGGACTTTCAGTTCGACACCACCGCCGACGGACGAACGTTGAAGATGCTCAACGTAATCGATGAGTTCACCCGCGAA